The region CGCCACACGCGCTGGGCGTCCCCGTACGGGCTCACGGCGTTGCTGACGCTGGCCCAGTCGCGGCCGGACCGGCCCGGGTTCTACCCGCCCGAATCGGAGACGACCGGCTCGTACTGGGCCCGCACGGACTTCTACAAGCACGCGGAAGAGCTGTACGAGTTCCACGGCAAGGCGCAACGCTCCCCGCCGCACCGCGAGTCCGACGTTTTGCTCGAGATCACTCCGATCGTCCAGAGTGCGGACGTGCACAACGTCGTCGAGAGGATCCAGAAGAAGGCGCAGGAGATTCTCATGGGCAAGCTGAACCTCGATTCCAGCTCGACCATGCGCTTCACCATGGCGCTCTCCGAGGCGTGCCAGAACATCATCGAGCACGCCGGCTGCGGCGGCTGGGTGGCGGTGCAGACCTACACCTGGCAGCAGCGCCTGAACGGGCGCCGCGTCGTCGTGATCGCCGTGTGCGACGCCGGAGTCGGCTTCCGCCAATCGCTGGAGAGCTCGCCGGCCCGGCGGCTGCGCGACCGCTGGAACGACGCGATCGCGCTCGAGGACGCGGTGCTCAACGGAGTGAGCCGCTTCACCGACAAGGGACGCGGCCAGGGCTTCGCCGGGATGCGGAAGTTCGTCAGCCACTGGGATGGCAAGCTCTCGGTGCGGAGCGGCACCGCGCGGATCGTCGCGAGCGTTCCCGACTGGGACCCGGACGAGATGGCGCGCGAGGAAGGGCTGTCCCCCTTTCCCGGCGCGCAGCTGCAGATCACGATCCCGCAGAGGGTCGCGTAGCATGGTCAACCACATCGACCTCAGCTCGGTTCTGAAGCGCAGCGTCTGCGCGCTGTACTCGAATCTCGTGACCCGCCCGACAGGCGCCGCCGTCCGCACCGAGATCGAGCTCCAGCTCGGCCAGCTCGGCCCGCAGGCCCTCACCATCATCGACTTCTCCCACGTCGGCGCGCTCGACTTCTCCTGCGCCGACGAGATAGTCGCGAAGCTGCTCCTCTCGAGCATCGCGAACCCTGAGCGGCAGGACGTGTATTTCGTATTCAGGGGAATGACCGACTCTCACCTGGACGCCATCGAGACCGTGCTGGAGCGGCACGGGCTGGCGCTGGTCTACGACCGGGGCGCGGACGACGTGCGCCTGTTCGGCGACATCGATCCCGCCGGCCGCGAGGCGTGGGAAGCCGTGTTCAACTGCGGCGGCGGGCCGGCCGACGAGATCGCCGCCACCGTCGGCATCTCCTGCGAGGAAGCGAGCGCGCTGCTCGAGGACCTGCGCCGCCGCCGGCTGCTGATGCGCACCGAGGCGGGCTACGTGGCGGTGCGCCCGGTATCTTGATGCTGGGGATGCGGCCGGCGACGATTCGCAACCTGCGCACGAGGGAGGGCGATCTCCGGGTGACGCGCTACGTCGCCACGCGCCGCGGGGACCCGGAGCGCGGGCCCAAGATCTGGATGCGCGCGTCCGACGCGCTGATCCGCCTGGTGGAGAACGGCGAGCTCGTCTGGGTGTTCGGCCCCAGACGGCACGAGCTGGCCGAGCTGGAGATCGACGACTCCATTCCGGAAGGCGACGTCTTCGCGCGCGACATCGCCGGACTTTCAATCTCGGAGTACATCCGCGTGTCCAAACCCGATCTCGACACACCTCGCAACCGGAGCAGGGCCTGACCGGACCGGAGCTGGACCGGCCCCGCGGCCTCGCGACGCTGGCCATCCACGGCGACACCAAGCGGCGTGAGGCGGACTCGCCCGTGGGCGAGCCGCTCGTGCAGTCCGTCAACTACGTGCAGGACTTCGGCACGGAGTCGCTCAAGTACGCGCGTTACGGCAACACGCCGAACATCCAGTCGCTGGAGCGCACGCTGGCGCTGCTCGACGGCGCGGAAGCGGCGGTGGTCACGTCCAGCGGGATGGGCGCCACGGCCTGCGCGATGCTGGCGCTGCTCCGCCCCGGCGATCACCTCCTCGCAAGCGCCTGGATCTACGGCGGGACCCACCATCTCTTCACCACCGAGCTGCGCGGGCTCGGCATCGAGGTCACGCTGGTGGATCCGTCCGACCCGCGCGTGTGGCGGAAGGAAGCGCGGCCGGAGACGCGCGCCATCTTCCTCGAGACGCCCGTCAATCCGACGTGCCGCGTCATCGACCTCGCGCCGATCCGCGGCTACACCAACGCGCAGGGGATTGCGCTGGTGATCGACTCGACGTTCGCGAGCCCGATCAACTTCCGGCCGCTCGAGCACGGCGCCGACGTGGTCATCCATTCGACCACCAAGTACCTCAACGGCCACCACGACGTGCTCGGCGGGGTCGTGCTCGGCTCCGCGTCGTTCGTCGACGAGGTTCGCGACAAGGTGAAGTACTGGGGCCAGGCGCCGGACCCGTTCGCGTGCTGGCTGCTCTCGCGCGGCCTCAAGACGCTGGGCGTGCGCGTGCGGCAGCAGAACGAGAGCGCGCTGCAAGTCGCGCGCTGGGCCGAAAAGCAGCGCGCGATCTCGGCGGTGCACTATCCCGGGCTCGAGTCGCACCCCGATCACGAGATCGCGCGCGCGATTCTGTCGGGGTTCGGCGGGATGCTCGCGATCGAGCTGGCCGGCGGCGCGCCCGCGGCGGACGCGTTCCTCCGCAAGCTCAAGCTGTTCACCCACGCGGCCAGCCTCGGCGGCGTCGATTCGCTGGTCATCGAGCCGCGCTTCTCGTCGCACGCGCGCATGACGCCCGAGGAGCGCGCCGAGATGGGTATCCCGGACGGATTCGTCCGGCTGAGCATCGGCGTCGAGGACGTCGAGGACCTGATCACGGATCTCGCTCAGGCGCTTTCCTGAATGATCAGGTTTCAGGGCGTCGGCAAGGAATACCCACGCACCGGCATCGCGCTCAGCCACATCACTTTCCACGTGCGGAAGGGGGAGTTCGCGTTTCTCACGGGGCCGAGCGGCTCGGGCAAGTCCACGATCCTCAAGCTGGCGTACATGGAGGAGAAGCTCAGCCACGGTGACGTGCGCGTGAGCGGCCTGAGCGCGCGGGGAGCGTCGCGCCGCGAGATCGCCAAGCTGCGCCGCAAGCTCGGGATAGTGTTCCAGGACTTCCGCCTGCTGGAGGATCGCAACGCCGAAGCGAACGTCGCGTTCGCGCTGGAGGTCACCGACACGCCGAAAGCCGCGATCCAGCCGCGCGTGCACCGCGTGCTGGCGCAGGTGGGACTGGCATCGAAGGCCACTTCGTTTCCGCGCGAGCTGTCCGGCGGCGAGCAGCAGCGCGTCGCGATCGCGCGCGCGCTGGTCAACGATCCGTTCGTGCTGATCGCCGACGAGCCGACGGGAAATCTGGACGACCGCGCGACGCGCGGAATCTTTCAGTTGCTGCGCGACATCAACTCGACCGGCACCGCCGTCCTCATGGCGACGCACGACCTCGAACTGGTGCGGCGGACCGATTATCGCGTGATCGAGCTGAACCACGGACGCATCGTGTACGACTCGGCCGAGCCCCCGCCGACTGAAGCGGCCGGAGGCGCGCCGTGAGGCTCGCGACGCGCGAGGCGTTCACCGGCTTCCGGAAATCGCCGCTGCTGAGCGTGCTCGGCATCGTCACGATCGCGTTCTCGCTGTTCGCCTTCGGGCTGTTCGCGCTGGTGGCGCTGAATATCCGCAACGCGCTGCAGGCGGTCGAGGAGCGGGTCGAGATCCGTGCGTTTGTCGCCGACGGGACGTCGCCGGAAGCCATCGCGACCGCGATGGGCGACATCGGCTCGTTTCCGGAGGTGCAGCAGGTCACCTACGTGTCGCCGGATGACGCGCTGGTGCGCGCCAAGGAGGAGCTGCGCGAGTTCAGCGACGTGTTCGAGAGCGGCTTCCTCCCCGGATCGATGGACATCCGCCTGCGCCCCGGGTTCCGGGACCCGGCGACGGTGAAGTCGGTGGCCGACCGGGCCGGCACGTACGAGTTCGTCGACGACGTCCGCTACGGCCAGGAGTGGGTCGAGAAGCTGTACCGGCTGCGCACGCTGGCGACGTTCGCGGGGCTCGCGCTCGGCGCGGCGTTCGCGCTCGTGGCCGTGATCATCATCGGCGCGACGATACGCACGGCCGTGCTCGCGCGCAGCCGCGAGATCGCGATCATGCGGCTCGTCGGCGCGACCGACGGATTCGTGCGCATGCCCTTCCTCATCGACGGGTTCGTGAAGGGAGTGCTCGGCGGCCTGCTGGCGCTGGGCATGACGTGGTTCGCCGCCCAGACGATCACCCGCCACATGATTCAGACGGAGTTCTTCGACGCGCGCGTGGCGGCCGTCGGCGTGATCGCCGGCGCGCTCATCGGATTGCTGGGGAGCCTCTTCTCGGTAGGCCGGCACCTGAACGAGGTATGAAGCGCTGTTGGCTGTTGGCTGTTGGCTGTTGGCTTTCCGTCGGCGCGGCAACGGCGGTCCACGCCCAACAACAGCCGCAGACCACCGAGGCGCGGCTCAGGGCGCAGCGGGACGAGCTGGAGCGGGTACGCCGCGAGCGCGAGGAGCTGCAGCGGCGGATTGCCGGGCTCCAGCGCACCGCGCACAACCTCACGGACGAAGTCCAGCTCCTCACGCGGCAGCGCGAGGCCACCAGGCGCGTCGTGCAGTCGCTCGACCGGCAGCTCATCGCGATCACCGAGGAGGTCCGGACCACCACCACCAACCTCGTGCGGGCCGAGGACGAGGCGGCGATCAAGCACGCCATCCTTCGCAAGCGTGTGGCGGACATTTACAAGCGCGGCCCGCTGTTCACGGCGGAAGTCCTGCTCTCCGCGCAGTCGTTCGGGGACTTGATCGCGCGCTACAAGTACCTGCACCTCCTCGCGCAGCGCGATCGCGCGCTGGTGCGCCGCGTGGACGACCTGCAGCGGCGCATCAGGGACAACCGCGCGCAGCTGGTGCGGCTCCAGGGCGACGTGCGCCAGAACATGCTGGACAAGGCCGACGAGGAGCAGCGGATCGCCGGGCTGCAGGAGCGCGAGCGGCAGGCGCTGCGGAACGTGCAGGCGGACACGCGCCGCACGAGGCAGCGCCTCGCCGAGCTCGAGCGGACTGCGCGCCGCCTGACGAGCGTCATCGAGAACTTCGAGGCGGAGCGCCGGCGGGCGGCGGCGCGGACGGGCGCGACACGCGCGCCCAGCACCATTCGCACCGCCGATCTCGGCCAGCTGGACTGGCCGGTGGAAGGCAACATCCTGTACAACTTCGGCCGCGTGGTTAATCCCAACAACACGACCACGCGCTGGAACGGAATCGGCATAGCCGCCGACGACGGCACGGCGGTTAAGTCGGTGTCCTCAGGCACCATCGCGCTAGCGGAAGTCATGGGTACGTACGGCAACACCGTGATCGTCGAGCACGGCGGCGGCGACTATTCCGTGTACGGCTCGCTTCGCAGCATCAGCGTGCGAAAGGGCGCGCGCGTGACGAAGGGCCAGGTCCTCGGTACGGTCGGTGCCACCGACCCGACATTTCCTCCCCATCTCCACTTCGAGATCCGCCGCGGCGGCCCGGCGGTAAATCCGCTGACTTGGCTGCGTGGCCGGCAGTAAGCCGGCGCCCCTCGGCGCGCACGGAAGCGCTCGGACTGAATTGAGGAGTTTTATAGAGTTACAGAACGTGCCGCACGTCCTCGGCGATCTCTTCCGGTCTCAAGCCCGGGGGAAACACGAACCGGATCCGCCCGCGGCGATCCACCAGATAAACGCGGCTCGGGTGCGCCATGGCCGTGTGGCCTGACGGCAGCGTTCCTTCGGCGAAGGCCGTCACGCCGAAACCCTGCGCGACCGTGGCGATCTGGTCGGGGGAGCCGGTCAGGCCCACGAAGGCGGTGTCGAATTTCGCCAGATATTGCTCGACCACCTCGGGAGTGTCCGTCTCCGGGTCGATCGTGACGAACACGAAGTTCACGTTCAGCGCCGCGCTGCCCAGCGCCTCCTTCACCCGCGTCCAGTCGGCCAGCGTCGTGGGACAGATGTCCGGGCAGTTGGTGTAGCCGAAGAAGACCAGCGAGGCCCTTCCCCGCTCGGCACCGATCGAGAAGCGCGAGCTGTCGTCGCGTACGAGCGGCTCGATGGGCGCGGTCACCATGGGGTTGAGCGGAATGCCGTAGAACTTGTACTCGTCGCGGCAGCCACTCAGGAGGAGCAGACACGAGGCGGCTCCAACGGCTCGGGCGAACTGGCGCAGCAGGCGTCGACTCATATTGTGTCCTCCGAGATCGCTGCTGGTGGATCGTGAAATCTAGGCCGTGGCGCCCTAGGGAACGCGGCTCTGGATCGGGAGTCGAACAAATTCCTCGCTGCCGGGGTTTAATTGGTGTGGGAGTTGCAGCGCCCCGGTTGTTTCCCGGGCTTTGAATCCTGAACGACCGCATCCACCGCAGCGGTCGGTATCTTTCCGCGGACATGAGCCTTATCGCACTCCGTCGCCGAACGCTCACCATCCTTTTCGCCGCCGTCCAGCTTGCGCTGCCGGTGGCGTTGAGCGTTGCGCACGCGACGGCGAGCACCGGGCTCGGGGCACCGGCCCATGTCGAGGAGACATCCGGGAGCAAGTGCAGCGCCGCCCACGTCGACGAGTGCATCGTCTGCCGTCACCTGTCTACCAACGCCGCGAAGAGCCCGGCCCCGCCGTCGATCGCCGCCCGCTCGGCTGTCGCGCAGCCCGGAGCGGCCAGCGCGCTCGCCGCCCGCTCGCTCTCCCCCCACGCATTCCAATCGCGCGCACCCCCTGACCTGAGCGCTTGACGGACGCCGGAGCACTTCGCTCCCGGCGAAAGCTCAGTTCAGGAGAACCACAAATGCGATTGTTGGCAACGACTACGAATCTCTCAGTCGCCGCGATGCTGTGCGCCGCTCAGCTCACTGCCCAGCAGACTCCCGACACCACTGCCACCACGCCGGGTACGGTGCAGCAGCCGTCAGCGACCGCTCGCGCTGCGATGTACATGAACATCGGCTTCACTGCCTTGGTGGACGCCGGCTGGTCCACGGAGCCGGATGTCCCGTCGCTACAGCTCGGTGACCACGATCCGCGCGTCCGCGGGTTCACGATCCCCAACACCGAGCTGACGCTGGACGGTGCGGTCGACCCGTACTTCAAAGGCTTCAGCAATATCGTCTTCAAGCTCGACGAAGGTGGTGAAACCGGCGTCGAGCTGGAGGAGGCCTACCTCCTCACAACGTCACTGCCCGCGAATTTGCAGCTGAAGCTCGGCCAGTTTTTCACGGAGTTCGGCCGGCAGAATCCGCAGCATCCGCATTCCTGGGCCTTCGTCGATCAGCCCCTCGTGCTCAACCGGATGTTCGGACCGGAGGGACTTCGCAGCCAGGGCATGAGACTCTCGTGGCTCGCGCCGACGCCGTTCTATACCGAGGCGATGCTCGGCGTCATGAACAGCGTCGGTGGAACGACTTTCAGCTTCCAGTCCGAGGAGTCCCCGGAGATTCACGGGGGCGTCGTACCGGGGCCGGCGGTAGAGTCGCCGGGGGACATGCTGATCGTGCCGCGCATCGTCAGCTCGTTCGAGCTGACCGGGACCCAGACATTGCTGTTCGGCGTGTCCGCTGCGCTGGGGCCGAATAATTCCGGACCGTCAGCCAGGACCCGGATCTTCGGCGTCGACGCCTACTACAAATGGAAGCCGGCCGCGGCGCAGCAGGGTTTTCCTTTCGTGTCGCTCCAGGTGGAAGGGCTCGCCCGCCGGTACGAAGCGGCCGAGCGGGAGGCGGCGGAAGACGCGTCGATCCTCTTGCCGAACGAGACACTGCGCGACCGCGGCTGGTACGGCCAGCTGTTGTACGGCATTCGGCCAAGGATCGTCGCCGGCCTTCGCGCCGATGTCGTGTCCGGCGACGAGGCCTCGTTCGCCTCCGAGCTGCGCACCGATCGATTCCGGCTTTCGCCCAACGTGACCTGGTATCCGACAGAGTT is a window of Gemmatimonadaceae bacterium DNA encoding:
- a CDS encoding ATP-binding protein, translated to MTTLINVPPTLDDKTFEQVLDQLAPLPADDKIIVDARHTRWASPYGLTALLTLAQSRPDRPGFYPPESETTGSYWARTDFYKHAEELYEFHGKAQRSPPHRESDVLLEITPIVQSADVHNVVERIQKKAQEILMGKLNLDSSSTMRFTMALSEACQNIIEHAGCGGWVAVQTYTWQQRLNGRRVVVIAVCDAGVGFRQSLESSPARRLRDRWNDAIALEDAVLNGVSRFTDKGRGQGFAGMRKFVSHWDGKLSVRSGTARIVASVPDWDPDEMAREEGLSPFPGAQLQITIPQRVA
- a CDS encoding molybdopterin dinucleotide binding domain-containing protein, giving the protein MLGMRPATIRNLRTREGDLRVTRYVATRRGDPERGPKIWMRASDALIRLVENGELVWVFGPRRHELAELEIDDSIPEGDVFARDIAGLSISEYIRVSKPDLDTPRNRSRA
- a CDS encoding aminotransferase class I/II-fold pyridoxal phosphate-dependent enzyme, whose protein sequence is MHGDTKRREADSPVGEPLVQSVNYVQDFGTESLKYARYGNTPNIQSLERTLALLDGAEAAVVTSSGMGATACAMLALLRPGDHLLASAWIYGGTHHLFTTELRGLGIEVTLVDPSDPRVWRKEARPETRAIFLETPVNPTCRVIDLAPIRGYTNAQGIALVIDSTFASPINFRPLEHGADVVIHSTTKYLNGHHDVLGGVVLGSASFVDEVRDKVKYWGQAPDPFACWLLSRGLKTLGVRVRQQNESALQVARWAEKQRAISAVHYPGLESHPDHEIARAILSGFGGMLAIELAGGAPAADAFLRKLKLFTHAASLGGVDSLVIEPRFSSHARMTPEERAEMGIPDGFVRLSIGVEDVEDLITDLAQALS
- the ftsE gene encoding cell division ATP-binding protein FtsE; the encoded protein is MIRFQGVGKEYPRTGIALSHITFHVRKGEFAFLTGPSGSGKSTILKLAYMEEKLSHGDVRVSGLSARGASRREIAKLRRKLGIVFQDFRLLEDRNAEANVAFALEVTDTPKAAIQPRVHRVLAQVGLASKATSFPRELSGGEQQRVAIARALVNDPFVLIADEPTGNLDDRATRGIFQLLRDINSTGTAVLMATHDLELVRRTDYRVIELNHGRIVYDSAEPPPTEAAGGAP
- a CDS encoding permease-like cell division protein FtsX — encoded protein: MRLATREAFTGFRKSPLLSVLGIVTIAFSLFAFGLFALVALNIRNALQAVEERVEIRAFVADGTSPEAIATAMGDIGSFPEVQQVTYVSPDDALVRAKEELREFSDVFESGFLPGSMDIRLRPGFRDPATVKSVADRAGTYEFVDDVRYGQEWVEKLYRLRTLATFAGLALGAAFALVAVIIIGATIRTAVLARSREIAIMRLVGATDGFVRMPFLIDGFVKGVLGGLLALGMTWFAAQTITRHMIQTEFFDARVAAVGVIAGALIGLLGSLFSVGRHLNEV
- a CDS encoding peptidoglycan DD-metalloendopeptidase family protein yields the protein MKRCWLLAVGCWLSVGAATAVHAQQQPQTTEARLRAQRDELERVRREREELQRRIAGLQRTAHNLTDEVQLLTRQREATRRVVQSLDRQLIAITEEVRTTTTNLVRAEDEAAIKHAILRKRVADIYKRGPLFTAEVLLSAQSFGDLIARYKYLHLLAQRDRALVRRVDDLQRRIRDNRAQLVRLQGDVRQNMLDKADEEQRIAGLQERERQALRNVQADTRRTRQRLAELERTARRLTSVIENFEAERRRAAARTGATRAPSTIRTADLGQLDWPVEGNILYNFGRVVNPNNTTTRWNGIGIAADDGTAVKSVSSGTIALAEVMGTYGNTVIVEHGGGDYSVYGSLRSISVRKGARVTKGQVLGTVGATDPTFPPHLHFEIRRGGPAVNPLTWLRGRQ
- a CDS encoding SCO family protein, with protein sequence MSRRLLRQFARAVGAASCLLLLSGCRDEYKFYGIPLNPMVTAPIEPLVRDDSSRFSIGAERGRASLVFFGYTNCPDICPTTLADWTRVKEALGSAALNVNFVFVTIDPETDTPEVVEQYLAKFDTAFVGLTGSPDQIATVAQGFGVTAFAEGTLPSGHTAMAHPSRVYLVDRRGRIRFVFPPGLRPEEIAEDVRHVL